ATTCAAGACCATGGTCGGCGCCGGCGATGATAATCGCACCCTTATTGGCAAGGCTTTAAACAGGAAGGTTCGCAGAGGGGACTACGTGCATCTAGGGGTTTCATGTCAAAGGGATGGGTTGACCGCTTGTATCAGAAGGTCTGCGATCGCCGTTGAGTATCCCAAAGAAGTCACGGAGTATCAAGCATTCTGGAGGACATTGGTCGAGGAAGCCTATATGGTGGGGTTTAGGGAATACTGCAGGGTGGCGAAGGAGCGGGCTCCGCCAAGGGAGCAGGAGCGGGCCTTGATAGAGTACTTTAAATCTAAGACAGGGGAAGCGAACAGGATGATTCAAAGGTATTACCCTGGGTCAAAACCCATCGACGACCTGTCCAAGCTTAAGCCCTACACAGGAACACATAACGCGGGCTATACCGAATGCCAAGAATTCTACGGTGCCATCACATTGGATTCATATGAACCATTAGACCGCCAAGTTGTCACGATGCTCGATGTGGCCTTAAGAGGCGTAGGAGATAAATGGGATGAGGTCATCATCCCAGGGTTCGATTACTGGGTTATCGAGAATACGCTGGGCAAAATGGGGGATAATGTTGTAAACTTTAATGAAAAAATCCCCGTGAATGTTCAACATATGGTTGGAAACGTCGACGAGTTAAGCTAAGAGAAGCGGGGAATCAAATGTTGAGCGAGCGTAAAAGCGCCTTCAAGTGGCTCCTCATCGCGAGCTTACTGGCGAACGTGGCTCTATCAGTATTCGCGGCCGCCTTTTTCCTTCAAAGCCTAGACTACGAGAGTAGGCTTAAGTCGATCGCGGAGGAAAACCACGCCTTGAACCAAAGGCTCATGGAGCTGCAGAAAGCCTATGAAGTCGAGAGAAGCCAGCTCGAATACTATAAAAGGCAAGCCGAATACTACACCCGTGTAAGGGAAGTTGCCTCTTCAGGGGAAGCTGTGCTGTCAGGTACCTCCAGAGTAAACCTCGTCGCCGTTAAAACCATCGGAGGGGCCTTCACCGCGATCTATGAAGGGGTCGTCTTAACGGCTGACATTGAGTTAAGGCTAGGGCAAGGAAGGATTCTGATCGACACAAAACCCAGAATCGGCATAGACTTACAGTCCAGCCTGAGGACCGCCGTCACGGTGGCTGAAAACATCACAGGCACCTCCTTAAACTCAACCGACGTTATCCTCACCGTCAGCTATAAAGAGGACGTGGACATCGTCGACGGACCAAGCGCCGGAGCCGCCATCACCATCGGACTAATCGCCGCCGTGGAAAAAGTTTCGATAAGCTATGATGTTTACATAACCGGTACTGTAAACCCCGACGGCACTATAGGGAAAGTGGGGGGAATTCTGGAGAAGGCTGAAGCCGCGGCTCAGATGGGGGCGAAAAAATTCATCCTGCCAAAGGGGCAAACAACGCTCACAGGATTCAGGGAAGTAAGGAGCGAACCCATACCTGGCTTTATAATCGTCACCTACGAACCCTACCAAGTAGATTTAAAGCAACACCTTCATGAAAAGGGATATAATGTGGAAATCTTCGAGGCTGGTCGAATTCTCGAAGCGTATCAACTCGCCACCTCATAAAAAGCCGCCCTAATATTCGGTTAGAACCAAAAGATCCGGGTCTGTTTGGCGATTGATTTAAATTTACGCTAACCCGATACTACTCAGCTCCGATAGGTGTTTTTATGGTTGAAGTGGCGATTGTGAAAGGGGAGGTTCCTCAAGTAATAACCGAGGATGCTCTAAAAATGGTCAATGCGGAGAAAGCACTCCCGGTAGGTAAACCGATCTTAGTTAAACCAAATTACCTTAACGCGAAGCATCCTTCAACAGGCGTCACCACTGATGCTAGGGTCGTTGAAGGGGTGATCAAGTATCTGAAACGCTGTGGAGTAGGGGAGATCATAATCGGGGAGGGTAGCGGGTTCGCCGACACCTTCGAGGCCTATAAAGTAGCTGAAGTAGATGTTATAGGTGAAAAATGGGGCGTGAAGCTGGTTGATTTGAACAAGGATAGGTTTATTGAAGTTAATCCCTCAAACCCGTTGGCATTGGAGAAGGTAAAGGTGGCTGAAACAGCCTTAAACAGCGCGATAATCAGTGTACCAAAGTTAAAGCCGCACAGGATCGCGGGCGTCACCTTAAGCTTGAAAAATATGATGGGGGCCGTCTACCCTAAGGGGTCCATGCACCTTCATTTGCATAAGAAAATAGCGGACCTAGCCTCCATCCTGAGGCCGTGCGTAGCGGTGATCGATGGAGTCATCGCTGGAGAGGGGCATGAGGATAGCGGAACCTCTGTGGAAATGGATCTTGTCATAGCTGGAACAGACCCTGTGGCCGTAGACGCTGTCGGCGCGGCTGTAATGGGCGTAGACCCCCAGGAGGTTAAGCATCTCCGCTACGCGGAGAAGAAAGGGATTGGAACATACGACTTGAAGCAGATCGAAATATTGGGCGAGCCTTTGGAAAAAGTGAGAAGGAGGTTTAAAAGATCATTTTTAACCGGAATCCTCTCACAACTCGGCTAACCAAACAATATTTTCAACTTTAAACATCGTGACCCAATGTTCGGTCCTCGACTTGGAAGATGCGATCCTGTAGGCGTCACTTATTTCGCGTTAGAGTCGGTCTGGTTTAAAAAGGTGTAAGCCGTTCAATTCGCTTGAAATGGTTGCGTAATGATGATCAGCGATAAAACAGAAAGGCGGATGCTTGAGAAATTGACTTTCCTCTATGGCGATGATAGGGGTAGGTGGGCTTACGCAGAGCTCATAGAATTGTTGAAAAGGTTCTCAAATCAGTTTAAGCCGAGAATTTCAAGCGAAAGATTCAGCGAAAAAGACGTTGTGTTAATCGCTTACGCAGACATGATACGAAACGATGCGCACCCGATTCGGGCTTTAAC
The nucleotide sequence above comes from Candidatus Bathyarchaeia archaeon. Encoded proteins:
- a CDS encoding S16 family serine protease — its product is MSERKSAFKWLLIASLLANVALSVFAAAFFLQSLDYESRLKSIAEENHALNQRLMELQKAYEVERSQLEYYKRQAEYYTRVREVASSGEAVLSGTSRVNLVAVKTIGGAFTAIYEGVVLTADIELRLGQGRILIDTKPRIGIDLQSSLRTAVTVAENITGTSLNSTDVILTVSYKEDVDIVDGPSAGAAITIGLIAAVEKVSISYDVYITGTVNPDGTIGKVGGILEKAEAAAQMGAKKFILPKGQTTLTGFREVRSEPIPGFIIVTYEPYQVDLKQHLHEKGYNVEIFEAGRILEAYQLATS
- a CDS encoding DUF362 domain-containing protein yields the protein MVEVAIVKGEVPQVITEDALKMVNAEKALPVGKPILVKPNYLNAKHPSTGVTTDARVVEGVIKYLKRCGVGEIIIGEGSGFADTFEAYKVAEVDVIGEKWGVKLVDLNKDRFIEVNPSNPLALEKVKVAETALNSAIISVPKLKPHRIAGVTLSLKNMMGAVYPKGSMHLHLHKKIADLASILRPCVAVIDGVIAGEGHEDSGTSVEMDLVIAGTDPVAVDAVGAAVMGVDPQEVKHLRYAEKKGIGTYDLKQIEILGEPLEKVRRRFKRSFLTGILSQLG